The Gemmatimonadaceae bacterium DNA segment GGGTCGTTAGGCTGCGGCGCCAGCTGCTACCAGGCTGGTCTCACCGCGCTGGCCGAGACGTGGATCCCGGCGCTCGGGTCGGCCGTGACGCGCACGATCCTCGACCAGGGGGTGTATCACATCTACTCGACCACAGCCGGCGATACGCAGAACGGGGCGTCGTCCGTCGTGAACGGGCAGCTGTACGCGCACGCCCAGCCGATTACGGGGGCGGACAGCGCTGACCTGCGCAAGGCCAAGCTCACGCCGCTGGCCGCTCCGGTGCCCGCACCGGGTGCCGGTGGCATTCCGGCCACGCAGAAGTTCGCGATCTATCCCACGAACTCTTCGCCGGGTCCGGTCGTTCGCGCCGAAGAACTCCTGCTCCTTCGCGCCGAGGCCAATATCATGACCGGCAACGCCAACGCGGCGCTGCAGGACATCAATGCGGTACGCACGACGTCGGGTGGCCTGACCGCGCTCGCCTCCCTCGGCACCACGCAGGCGCAGCAGCTGGACGCGCTGTTGTACGAGTCGTGGCTCTCGCTGCTCTTCGAGGGACACCGCTGGCACGACATGCGGCGTTATGGCCGGCTGGGTCAGCTCCCGCTCGACCGGCCGAACCACTTCGTCGCCCGGGTCATGCCGATTCCGAACGCCGAGTGTCTGGCGCGCGTCACGATCAACAAGCCGCCTGCAGGCTGCTAGGCGCGCGTCCGTAGCTCCACGTGAAACGGCCGGGCCATCGCGCCCGGCCGTTTCCGTTCATGCACCTGTCGCGCCGTACGACCCAATGTGTTTCCGGATCCAGGGCCGACGCCGGACGGCGTTGTCAGAGCGTGGCGCTGGCCGCAGCGGCCGCCTGCTGCGCCGCATATTCGCCGAGCGCCTCGATCGCGGTTGAACCCCCGAGGTCCGTGGCGATCGTGACGAGTCCCGTGCCGAGCTTCTTGAGTTCGTCCTTCCACTGCAAGGTTCCGTTCCTCGGATCGATGGCGAAGATCTCGCCCGCGCACGCGGCAAACAGCCCGTCAGCGTCGCGAACCACCGTCACGAAAGAGGCGCTGCTCTTGTACTTCGCTGGCAGCTGAACACGCCAGACTTCAGCGCCTGTCTTCCGGTCGAAGGCAACGACGTGCGACTTGATGCCGACGTATACAAGGCATGTGCGAGCGCGGGCCATGGAGGAGATCCGTTGTTGAGGATTCACGGAGCCTTTGGCCCCGCACGGTGGATCGGAAACCTGCGGACCTCGGCTTGAAGGCGCCATTGGGGAGTGGGTCAACTGACCCACTACCCGCCATTGGGAACGACGTTCGCGGGAACGCGCGGGCCGCGGGAAACGCCGGCCACCCGCGGCGCGTAGGTTCCTTCATGCGCCTGACGCCGCTTCCATCCACCCGCCGAACCTACCTGCACGACAGCCGGGCTCCGCGCTACAGCTTCACGTTCGCCCTCCCGCTCTTCGTGCTCTACGAGCTGCTCGCCGCGGCGCTGAGTGGCGCAAGCGGTGGGGTGCGCAACGGCGCCGACGTCATGATCAAGGCGCCGTTCATCGCCCTTTTCGGCGCCCGCGGGCCGCTGGTGTTTGTCGCAGTGCTCGCCGGTGTCGTCGGCGTCGCAGTCTACCGGGACGTCAGGAAGCATGGCGGCATCCACGGCCGGATGTTCATCCCGATGTTCGCTGAGTCGCTCGTGCTCGCCGTCGTGTTCGGCACCGTCGTCGGAGCCATCACGACGCGGCTGCTGGGCCCCATGGCGCGCCTCGCCATGGCGGACCAGAACCTCGGCGCGCCGGCCACGCTCATGGTGTCGCTCGGTGCGGGACTCTACGAAGAATTGCTGTTCAGGGTCATCCTGGTCGGCGCGCTGCTCTGGGTCGGCCGCACGGCATTTTCGTGGGGGCCGTGGGCGAGCGGCCTCTTCGCCACCATGGCGGGCGCCGTGATCTTTTCGGCGTTCCACTACGTCGGCAGCTACGGCGATCAGTTCACGATGGCGTCGTTCACCTTCCGGACGGTCGCCGGCCTCGCCTTCAGTGGGCTGTACGTGCTCCGTGGCTTCGGCATCACAGCCTGGACGCACGCGCTCTACGACGTGCTGCTCCTCATACTGCGCATCGGCTGAGGCGCCAGCGAAGCTTCGGGCATGTAGCTTCTGTCCATGCGTCTCGCCACCATCGCGGTCCGGGCCGGCCGCCAGCCTGATCCCGCCACCGGCGCGATCGCCGAGCCCATCACGCTCAGCACGACGTACCTCCGCAACGAAGACGGATCCTTCGCCAGCGGATACATCTACTCGCGCGAAAAGGCGCCCAACCGCACGAGTCTCGAGTCCGCGCTGGCCGCGCTCGACGCCGGTGCCGACGCGGCGGCGTTCTCGTCCGGGCTTGCAGCGACGACCGCGGTGCTGCAGGCGCTCAGGCCGGGCGATCACGTGATCTGCCCGCGTGAGGTGTACTACGGGACAAAGAAGCTGCTCGCCCAGGTGTTTGCGACCTGGGGGTTGGAGCACTCGATCGTCGACACGAGCAACCTGGCCGCGGTCGAGGCGGCCATGCGGCCGAGCACCGCACTCGTGTGGGCCGAGACGCCGTCGAACCCCACGCTGACTGTCAGCGACGTTGCCGCCCTGGCGGACATCGCACACGGTGGGCACGCGCGGCTGGTGGTCGACAACACCTGGGGTACGCCGATCGGCCAGCGCGTCCTGGCGCTCGGGGCGGACCTCGCGATGTATTCGACCACCAAGTACCACGGCGGCCACTCCGACGTGCTGGGCGGCGCCCTCGTTACTCGCCACACGGACGACTTCTGGGCGCGCATACGGCTGCTGCAGTCGACCACTGGCGCCGTGCCCTCGCCGTTCGACGCGTGGTTGGTGCACCGGGGGATCGCCTCGTTGGCCTGCCGATTTTCGCAGCAGTGCGCGAGCGCGTCTGTTCTCGCCCAGTCGCTCGCCGCGCACCCAGGGCTGGAGGCGGTCCACTATCCGGGGCTCCCGACCCATCCCGGGCACGAGGTCGCGCGCCGGCAAATGACGCGCTTCGGCGGGATGCTCGCCATTCAGGTGCGTGGTGGCGCTGCCGAGTCCATGGCCGTCACCGGTCGGTTGCGTCTGTTCACCAGGGCCACCTCGTTAGGTGGGACCGAGAGCCTCGTCGAACATCGCAAGTCGATCGAAGGGCCGGATTCACCGACGCCGGACAACCTGCTCCGGCTCTCCGTCGGGCTCGAGGACGCGGAGGATCTGCTGGCCGACCTGCTGCAGGCGCTCCCGCGATCCTGAATCGGGCCACCGGGTGGCGCGCCCCACGGGGGCCCATCGTTCCTCGTCAGGTAACGTCCGGGTCGGCCGATCGAGATCGGGACGGCTTCCATCTTCCGGAACCCGCCCCCCATCGGCTCTCTTCCACCTTTCGTCGCCCACACCGGCCTCCACCGCCCCCACCGACTACCCTCTGCATCACATGGACGATCGCAAAAGCCAACACCTGTACGGGCTCGCCGCCCTCGCGCTCGGGCTCGTCATCGGGCTCATCGCCGTTTCGAGCTCGCTCAAGGACATCCGACGCGGCAATGAAGAGGTCGCGGTCACGGGCTCGGCACGACGCCCGATCCGATCCGACTTTGTCGTCTGGCGGCTCACGGTGGCGGTACAGTCGCCGTCGCTCGCCACCGCGTCACAGGAGCTCTCACGCCACGCCGTTCGTGTCAGGCAGTTCCTTACGTCCGAGCGCATCGGAGATTCCCTGGTGACCGCCCGGCCCGTCGAGGCGGCCGGAGTTCCCGAACTCACCGACGATGGTCGCGAGACCGGGCGCATCCTCACGAATCGGGCGTCACAGAGCTTCGAGGTGCGCTCGCCCGACGTCGACGGCATCACCCGCTCGTCGCAGCGCATCAGCAGCCTCATCGCCGAGGGCATCCCGGTTCAGGCGCAGGCGCCGGAGTACGTGTACACCCGGCTGTCCGACATCCGGACACAGCTGCTCGAAGAAGCCACGCGCGACGCACGCGCCCGTGCCGAAGCCATCGTGCGGAGCACCGGTGGCCAGATCGGCGCAGTGCGCGAGGCGCGTATGGGTGTCTTCCAGATTACCCCGCGGTTCTCCACCGAAATCGCGGACTACGGTATCAACGATGTGACGTCCATCGACAAGGACGTGACGGCCGTCGTTCGCGTGACCTTCACCATTCGTTAGGCCTGCCATGAACCATCTCGCCCGCGTTGCCCTTGCCGCTGTCGTGACCGTTGGCGCCGTCCAGCTCGAGGCCCAGGTCTGTCGCCCGGGATCCGATAGCCGGGAGGCGAAGATGCTGGCCTTCTTCGCGGCGCCAATCGCGTTTTCGCCGGGCGGGAACGTGGTCCCGATGGCGCGCGGCGAAGTACGGCTCGGCTTCGACGCGACCTATGTGCCGACGCCGAGCGAGGACATCCGCCGACCGGAGACCTGTTACACCAACAGCAAGACGGAGAACACCGAGCTTACGCCGGTGTTTCCGCGCCCGCGGGTGGCGATCGGCCTCGGCGCCGGGTTTGCCCTGGAGGCCACATACCTCCCGCCAATCACGGTGATGGACGCGACGCCGAATCTGTTTGCCGTGGCGCTCGGCTACGGTCGCGCGCTCGGCGGCGGCCGCACGTCGGTCCTGGTGCGGGCGCACGCCACCATCGGGGAGGTCAAGGGTCCCATCACGTGTTCGCCCGACGTGATCCAGGTGGGCAACCCCGCGGGCACCTGCTACGCCGACCGTCCGTCGGAGGACACGTACGAGCCGAACATGGTTGGCGTGGAGGGAGTCCTCACCTTCCGCGCGCAGTCGCGGCTCCGGCCGTATCTCGGCGTCGGTGCAACGGCGCTGCGTCCGCGGTTCAGGGTCGGGTTCACCGATCGGCTGAACAACGTGGACACCACGGAGGTGGAAGTGGACCTCACGCGTCTGACCGCGGTTGCCGGTGCCTCGCTCGAGGTGAACTCGCGCGTGCGGCTCGTGGGCGAGTTGTTCTCGCAGCCACAGGACGTGACCACGTTGCGGTTGGGCGGGGTGTACGTGCTGCGTCGTTAGGTCCGCCCGTCGCAACGAACGACGCGCGATGTGGCGAACGCGGCCGCGCAGGGCGACCCCGGGACGGAGCAAACCGGCTGGACGGATCTGAACCCGCGGCGCCGACGAACCCGGCTGCCCCGTGCCGGCGCATATAGGGCGCCGCCCATCCCGCCCACGAGGACTGACGTGTAGCTTGAACCCATGTCCTCCCTCCGCTCACGCGTTGCTGCCGCGGTGTTCGTGCTTTGGGCCCTGAATGCCGGGGCCCAGTCCACCGCGGGAAAGGTCGCTCCTCGACCCGAACCGCCGACCCAGGACTACCTGGTCTTCACCGTCGCCGAGTCCGCGGATCAGCTGGCCCTCGTGCGCTTTGGCCCCAGGGGCGCGCGCATCGAGCGGCAACAGCGCGTTGGCATGATGCCGACCGAGATCAATGGGCCGCACGGCGTGAGCGTCTCGCCCGACGGGTCTGCGTATTACGTCTCGATCGCGCATGGGACGCCGTACGGCACCTTCTGGAAGTTCAGCACCGCCGACGACAAGCTCCTCGGCCGCATCACGCTCGGCCTCTTTCCGGCCACCATCCAGACGACGCCCGATGGCTCGCTAGCGTTCATCGTCAACTTCAATGTGCACGGCGAAATGGTGCCATCGTCCGTCTCCGTGGTGTCCACCGATGAGATGGTCGAGATCGCACGCATCACGACCTGCACCATGCCGCACGGCTCGCGCGTGAACCCACAGGGTACGCACCAGTATTCGGCGTGCATGATGGATGACGTGCTGGCGGAGATCGACACCCGTTCGCTCGAGGTGTCTCGGCACTTCATGCTCGCGAGGGGCAAGGAGGCCGGGATGAAGGGTGCCCCGGGCGCCATGCCGCACGCGGGCCACGGTGGCGCGGCCAGCCACGATGCGGCGATGGCCAGTGCCACGAACGTGCAGTGCTCCCCGACCTGGGCGCAACCGTCCGTCAAGGGAGATCGCATCTACGTCGCGTGCAACAAGTCCAACGAGATCGTGGAGATCGACTTTGCCACATGGGCAATGACCCGCCGATTTGCCGCGGGTGATGGCGTGTACAACCTCGCGGTCTCGCCCGACGGCAAGCTGCTCCTTGCCACCAACAAGCGCGGCAAGTCGCTCTCCGTCTTTGATCTCGCCACCGGCGCCGAGCTGCAGCGCATCCCGACGTTCAAGGGGGTGGTGCATGGCGTGGTCGTATCGCCCGACAATCGCTACGCCTTTGTGACCGAAGAGGGAAAGGGGTCGGAGCCAGGGACGCTCGAAATCTTCGACCTTCGGACCTTCACCAGCGTCGCGACAGTCGACCTCGGCCAGCAGGCGGCGGGGATCGACTTCTTCAGAGTGGAGCCCGTCCGGTAGCGGCCCACTGCCGTATCTCAACAAGGGTATGAGGGGTACCTGAGTGTCTCAGGCCGGGGACGCGTGCGAACGTCCGGCTCCGGCCCCTCGGATGCGTACCCCGCGTGTCACCACCGACCACTCGCCGTGCTGCGCATGAAGAACCGACTGCTGTTGCTCGCCCTCGTCGCCCTCGCTGCCTGCCGGAGCGAGGATACGGTTGACCCGGGGCAGTCCGCCACGACGGTGAGCCTGTCAGTCTCGGCGGAGTTCGTGGTCGTCGGTGACTCCGTGCAGTTCACCGCGCGCGTGGTCGATGGCAATGGGCAGACCGTGACCGGCGCGAGTCTGCAATGGTCCTCGTCCAATCCGGCAATCGCCACGGTCTCGAACACGGGGTGGGTGAAGGGTGTTGCGCCAGGCGAAGCCGCCATCACGGCCCGCAGCGGTTCGGCGACGGCAAGCGCGCTGTTCATCGTCGACCCCAATCCCTGCGCGGCGCCCACCGCCTACGCGGTCGGTGAAGTCCGGCGTCTGCGCGGATCGGCGGCCTTTGGGTGCACGACGCTCACCGCCCCCGCCGCGCAGCAGGACTTCCTGTACGTGGTTGGCAACGCGAAACCGGTGCAGGACGACACGCTCAACTTCACGTTTTCCCTGTCCTCGACATCGGCGAGCGCGCGCCCGCTGGCCTCGAGCTACGGTCTGCGCGATCCCCGTGCTATTCTCGCCATGCAGGCGATGCAGCGGGTCGACGACGTCGAGAACCGCCTGCGCGCCTACGAGCGTGCCGTCACGAGTGACGCGTTGCCTTCGACACAGGGGCGCCGTAGGTCACTCGGCGGCGCCGGGAGCGCAATGTCGGTGCAGGCAGCGGCCGCGGTCGCCGCGCCCGGCGACACGGTCACCATCCGCGTCCCGAACCTCAACACCGGCAAGAACATCTGCCGCGACTTCATCACGGTGCGCGCCGTCGTGCGCACCGTCTCGGCGCGCGCGACCATCATGGAAGACCTCGCGTCGCCACCCGGCAAGCTCTCGACGACCGACTACAACGAGATAGCGCAGGAGTTCGATCAGGTCATCTTCCCGGCAGACACCCTGTGGTTCGGAGCCCCCACGGACCTCAACAACGACCAGCGCGTCGGCATCCTCTATACACCAGAGGTGAACAAGCTCACGCCGGCGGGCTCCGGCGGGATCGTCGGCGGATTCTTCTTCGGCGGAGATCTCATCCGGCGCAACGAGTACCCCGCGACGAACGACTGTCGCAACCAGACCAACGAACAGGAGATCTTCTACCTGCTCGCGCCGGACCCCAACGCCACGATCAACGGCAATGCCAGGACCACCGCCGGTGTGCGTCAGGTGACCCGCGGCACGATCGCGCACGAGTTCCAGCACATGATCAACCAGAGTGTGCGGCAGTACAATCCCGAGGTAAAGGCCTTCGAGGTCGCGTGGCTCAACGAGGCGCTGTCGCACTTTGCCGAGGAGGTCGTGGGTCGACGCGTCAGTGGCTTTGGTGACTTCCAGAGCCTGCGGACGAGCGATGTGAACCCAAGCGCTTCGCAGCAGAACGACTACCTGGCCTTCTATCGCCAGAACCTCACGCGCTTCCGCTTCTGGCTGCTGCACCCGGATACCGCCAGTCCGACCTCGGCGCGCACGCGCACCGAGCTGGCGCAGCGGGGCGCCGCATGGGCGCTCGTGCGCTACGCCGCCGACCACTATTCCAGCGGCAACGCGCGGGCCTTCTTCCGCAACCTGGCGAAGGGCCCGGAGGTGGATATCGCCAACCTCACGCTCCGCGCCGGCCGCACGTTCGACGAAGTCATCGGGGGCTGGCTGGTCGCCAACTACACCGACAACCTCGCCATCCCGGGACTCAACCCTCGCTACACATACGCGAGCTGGGACATGCGCGACGTGCAGAGCGGGGTGAACAACGGCGTCTATCCGCTGCTGGTGACCAGCTTCCCGGGCACCTTCACCTCGACGTCGTTCTCCGGCTCAGGGAACTACTACCTCCACCGCCGCGCCGCCGGCTCCCCGGCGGTGACACTCAACCTGAAGACGCCAGGCGGCGGGACGGTGACGAACTCCGGGGCCAGGATCTGGGTGGTGCGGCTCAACTGACCGCCGCTAGTTCTCCCGCAGCGCGGTCATCGCGGTCTCCCTGAAGACGTCGCGACCGCTGAGCAGGCCGATGCCGACGGCCATCAGCAGCATGGCCACGCCGATGCCGATCGCCGCCAGCGTGGCCGGCGCAAAGGGCTGCTCGAACGTCCACCGCATGATGGCCCACGCGCCGCCCATCGAGAGCACGATGCCGGACAGGGCGCCAAGCGAGCCTAACAACGCGTATTCGGACAGCAGGATACGGCCGATCTGCCGCCGGGTCGCACCAAGCGTCTTGAGCAGCACTCCCTCACGGACGCGTTCCCGGCGCGTGGCGGCCACGGCGCTGAAGAGTACCGGCACACCCATCGCCAGGCTGAAGATCGTGAGGAAGCGGATCGCCAGCGTCGCGCGGTTGGAGATCTCCGAGATCGTGCGACGGACCATCGTCAGGTCGATGCTCGCTACATTCGGGTAGCGCTGCACGACGGAGCGCTGGGCTTCGCCGATCGGACGACCTTCCTGGGCTGCGGCGAGTACCACAAAGGTCTGTGGGGCGTCCTCGAGCGTTCGCGACGGGAACACGGCAAAGAAGTTCGTCTCGAAGCGCGCCCAGTTGACTTCGCGGAGACTGGTCACGCGTGTCACGACCTTTGCGCCCTGCACATCCCAGGTCACGCTGTCGCCGACGGTCACACCAAGGTCGGCCGCGATCTCCGCGTCCAGAGACACCTCATCGATCAGCGTGCCTCCGGGTCCCTTCGTCGCGCCGAACCAGGTCCCGGCAACGAGCTTCTCCGATGAGGTGAGCGAGTCGCGATAGGTGGATCGGTACTCGCGTCGTGTGGCCCAGCCCCGCGGTTGCGCGCTGTCGGGCGACTGTCGCTGCTGCTGCCGCTCCGCGTCCGTTGGATTGAGCCGCTGGCGGGTCACGGGGCGCCCGTTCACCGCCGAGATCCGCATCGTCACGATGGGCGTGCGCTCGATCAGCTGTACCCCGTCGATGCGGCGGAGGATCGTGTCCATGCCGGCGCCCTGATCGCCCTGCACATCGAAGAAGATCAGGTTCCCTCTGGAGGACTGCTGCGTGACGCGGAGCTGCTGCAGGAGGTTGGCCTGTACCAGGTAGAGCGTCGAAACGAGGAATGCGCCAAACCCCAGTGACAGGATCACCGCACGTGTCTGGTTTGCCGGACGGTAGAGGTTCGCCACGCCCTGTCGCACGACATATGGCCATCCCTGTCTGAGCGCGCGTCGCGCGCCGCGCGACAGGCCAACGGCACTGGCCCAGAGCAGCAGGATCACGCCCGCGATTCCGCCACTGAACGCCGCGAGTTCGCGGAGCGAGTTTGCGCGCGTCGCCGCGATCCCGATGACCGTGGCGACGATGAACAGGTTCACGAAGCGAAGGGCCCAGTCCGCCCCGCGGCGCCGGCCGGCGGTCGGATCCACCGACCGTCGAATCGCCTGCAGCGGAGAAATGCGCCGAATCGCCACGAGGGGCCGCAGCGCAAAGGCCAGCGCGATCCACACGCCGAGGAGTACACCGGTGCCGATTGCCATGGGCTCCAGGCGCGTCGTCACGTCCACCGGGAGGTAGTCCCTGATGAGCCCCGGGAGCGCGAACTGGATGCCGACCCCCATGAGCGCGCCGGCCGCGGCTCCGATGAGCCCCATCGCCGCGGCCTGCGTGGCGTAGATCAACATCACCTGGCGGCTCGTCGCGCCCACGCACCGGAGCACGGCCACGATATCGATCTTGCGGGCGACCCACGCGTTCACGCCGCTCGCCACGCCAACGCCACCCAGGAGCAGCGCAATGATGCCGACGATTCCGAGAAAGTCAGCCAGCGTGTCGATGCCCTCGGTCACCGAGTTCTCGCGCTGGGCAACCGTCCGGGCCCGCACGCCCGACGAGTCGAAGCGCGCGCGCAGCGGCGCGAGCCAGCTCTCGACGTTCGTGCCGTCGGGGAGTCGCACGAAGCCCTCGTAGTCCGCGCGGCTCCCGAACGTGAGCAGCCGGGTCTCGCCCAGCCAGCGATCGCTGATGTAGATGCGCGGACCGAAGGTCGACGCAAAGCCGGGGTCTCCGGGCACGCTGGAGAGGGCGGCGGAAATGACAAACGAGGCGTAGCCGAGCCGTACCGAATCCCCCACCTGTGCGCCGAGCGAGACCAGCAGCGACGGGTCGACCACGGCGACCTTCGCCTCGTGCAGCCCGGACCAGGCGCCGGCGGGCGCCGTCGTGACCTCACCGTAGAGCGGGAAGCCGCTGGTCACCGCGCGCACCTGGGCCAGCCGCGTGGAACCGGTGCGCGGCGTGAGGGCCATGGACGCGAAGGACGACTGTCGCACGATCGCCAGGCCTTCTCCCGCGAGTGAGTCGAGCAGGGAATCGGCACGAGGGGTGAAGGCGCCGCGAGGATACAGCGCGACGTCGCCCCCAAGAAGGGCCTTTGACTGTTCGCGCACCGACCGCGTCACGTTCCCCGCGTAGGAGTCGATCGCCACGAGCGCGGCGACGCCTAACGAGATGGACGACATGTAGAGCAGCAGCCGCCGGCGCGTACTGCGCGACTCGCGCCAGGCCAGCGAAAAGAGCGCGCGGAGCGGCGCGTTGGTCCCGGAATGGCCGGCGGCGTTCACGCGGGTTCCCCGGCCGTGCGCGCGCTCGCGGAGGGCAGGGTGCCGTGGCCGTTGCCGCCCGGCACGGCGTGCGCCGTCCGGCGGTCTTCCACCACCACGCCGTCCGCCAGGCGAATCACGCGCTGAGTACGCTCGGCCAGCCCGATATCGTGCGTGACGAGGACGACGGTGGAACCCGATTCACGGTTGAGCTGTTCGAGCAGCGCCACGATCCGCGCGCCGGTGGCCCCGTCGAGGTTGCCCGTGGGCTCGTCCGCAAAGAGAATCCGCGGCTGGTTCACGAACGCCCGCGCAATCGCCACGCGCTGCTGCTCGCCCCCGGAGAGCTGGGAGGGGAAGTGGTCGAGGCGGTCCGCCAGCCCGACACGCTCGAGGAGATCACGGGCTCGGCTCGCTGCCCGCGTCTCGCCACGAAGTTCGAGAGGAACCTGCACGTTTTCGATGGCGGTGAGCGTCGGGATCAATTGAAAGGACTGAAACACGAACCCAACTTTCTCGCCGCGTAGCTGGGCGCGCTGGTCCTCGGTCATCGCCGTGAGGTCGGCGCCGTCCAGCAACACCTGGCCGCGTGACGGGGTATCGAGGCCGGCGAGCAGGCCGAGCAGCGTCGTCTTGCCGCTGCCCGACGGGCCGACGATCGCCACCAGGGCGCCCTGCTCGATCTGGAACCCGACGTCGCGCAGCACCGTCAGGCGATGCGTCCCGCTGTCGAACTCTTTCGTGAGCTGTCGAGCTTCAAGCATGCGATTTGGACTGAGTGTCGTTCTCTGCGCGTCGTTGGCCTGCAGCAACGCGAAACAAGATACGTCCGGGACCGCCGCGCCCGATTCGGCCACGCCCTCTGCCGCGACCGCCCCCACGCCTGAGACCCCGGCGTCCGGTACGGCCGAGGTGCTGATGGTCGGCACGTCCCTCACCGCGGGCTACGGGCTGGATGATCCCAACGACGCCTATCCCTCCGTCATGCAACGGATGGCGGACTCCGCGGGTTACAGGATCGCGATCCAGAATGCGGGCCTGAGCGGCGAAACCTCCGCTGGCGCGCTCCGGCGCATCGACTGGCTGCTGCGAAATCCCTACGCGGTCGTCGTCATCGAGACCGGGGCCAACGATGGCCTGAGGGGTCTCGACATCGATTCCACGCGAGCAAACCTGCGCGCCATCATCCGCCACGTGCGCGAGCGCCTGCCCAGCGCACAGGTCGCCCTCGTGCAGATGGAGGCACCTCCCAACCTGGGCGAGGCGTACACCCGCCGTTTTCACGAGAGCTTTGAACTGGTTGCCCGTGAGGAGCAAGCGACCTTGCTGCCATTCCTGCTGGACGGGATCGCGGGCGTTGCCAGCCTCAATCAGCGCGATGGGATCCACCCCAACCCCGCTGGGGCGAAGGTGGTCGCCGGCAACGTGTGGCGTGGCCTGCAGCCTCTCCTGGCCGCCTGGAAGCCCTCGGGTCGCTCGTAACTGCATCGGGGTCTCCCGTACTGCGTCGGGTCTTCCGCAAGTGCTGTCCGCCTGCGGAACCTCGCGAGGCGCCTCAGGGAAACCTCTCGACACGCCTCCCACGTATCCGGCCCGCGGGCGTGCTCGAATCGACGGAAGCGGCCTCACTCGAGTCGGTCACGATCGTCACACTC contains these protein-coding regions:
- a CDS encoding Ig-like domain-containing protein gives rise to the protein MKNRLLLLALVALAACRSEDTVDPGQSATTVSLSVSAEFVVVGDSVQFTARVVDGNGQTVTGASLQWSSSNPAIATVSNTGWVKGVAPGEAAITARSGSATASALFIVDPNPCAAPTAYAVGEVRRLRGSAAFGCTTLTAPAAQQDFLYVVGNAKPVQDDTLNFTFSLSSTSASARPLASSYGLRDPRAILAMQAMQRVDDVENRLRAYERAVTSDALPSTQGRRRSLGGAGSAMSVQAAAAVAAPGDTVTIRVPNLNTGKNICRDFITVRAVVRTVSARATIMEDLASPPGKLSTTDYNEIAQEFDQVIFPADTLWFGAPTDLNNDQRVGILYTPEVNKLTPAGSGGIVGGFFFGGDLIRRNEYPATNDCRNQTNEQEIFYLLAPDPNATINGNARTTAGVRQVTRGTIAHEFQHMINQSVRQYNPEVKAFEVAWLNEALSHFAEEVVGRRVSGFGDFQSLRTSDVNPSASQQNDYLAFYRQNLTRFRFWLLHPDTASPTSARTRTELAQRGAAWALVRYAADHYSSGNARAFFRNLAKGPEVDIANLTLRAGRTFDEVIGGWLVANYTDNLAIPGLNPRYTYASWDMRDVQSGVNNGVYPLLVTSFPGTFTSTSFSGSGNYYLHRRAAGSPAVTLNLKTPGGGTVTNSGARIWVVRLN
- a CDS encoding YncE family protein is translated as MSSLRSRVAAAVFVLWALNAGAQSTAGKVAPRPEPPTQDYLVFTVAESADQLALVRFGPRGARIERQQRVGMMPTEINGPHGVSVSPDGSAYYVSIAHGTPYGTFWKFSTADDKLLGRITLGLFPATIQTTPDGSLAFIVNFNVHGEMVPSSVSVVSTDEMVEIARITTCTMPHGSRVNPQGTHQYSACMMDDVLAEIDTRSLEVSRHFMLARGKEAGMKGAPGAMPHAGHGGAASHDAAMASATNVQCSPTWAQPSVKGDRIYVACNKSNEIVEIDFATWAMTRRFAAGDGVYNLAVSPDGKLLLATNKRGKSLSVFDLATGAELQRIPTFKGVVHGVVVSPDNRYAFVTEEGKGSEPGTLEIFDLRTFTSVATVDLGQQAAGIDFFRVEPVR
- a CDS encoding CPBP family intramembrane metalloprotease, translating into MRLTPLPSTRRTYLHDSRAPRYSFTFALPLFVLYELLAAALSGASGGVRNGADVMIKAPFIALFGARGPLVFVAVLAGVVGVAVYRDVRKHGGIHGRMFIPMFAESLVLAVVFGTVVGAITTRLLGPMARLAMADQNLGAPATLMVSLGAGLYEELLFRVILVGALLWVGRTAFSWGPWASGLFATMAGAVIFSAFHYVGSYGDQFTMASFTFRTVAGLAFSGLYVLRGFGITAWTHALYDVLLLILRIG
- a CDS encoding SIMPL domain-containing protein, whose protein sequence is MDDRKSQHLYGLAALALGLVIGLIAVSSSLKDIRRGNEEVAVTGSARRPIRSDFVVWRLTVAVQSPSLATASQELSRHAVRVRQFLTSERIGDSLVTARPVEAAGVPELTDDGRETGRILTNRASQSFEVRSPDVDGITRSSQRISSLIAEGIPVQAQAPEYVYTRLSDIRTQLLEEATRDARARAEAIVRSTGGQIGAVREARMGVFQITPRFSTEIADYGINDVTSIDKDVTAVVRVTFTIR
- a CDS encoding PLP-dependent transferase, yielding MRLATIAVRAGRQPDPATGAIAEPITLSTTYLRNEDGSFASGYIYSREKAPNRTSLESALAALDAGADAAAFSSGLAATTAVLQALRPGDHVICPREVYYGTKKLLAQVFATWGLEHSIVDTSNLAAVEAAMRPSTALVWAETPSNPTLTVSDVAALADIAHGGHARLVVDNTWGTPIGQRVLALGADLAMYSTTKYHGGHSDVLGGALVTRHTDDFWARIRLLQSTTGAVPSPFDAWLVHRGIASLACRFSQQCASASVLAQSLAAHPGLEAVHYPGLPTHPGHEVARRQMTRFGGMLAIQVRGGAAESMAVTGRLRLFTRATSLGGTESLVEHRKSIEGPDSPTPDNLLRLSVGLEDAEDLLADLLQALPRS
- a CDS encoding PQQ-binding-like beta-propeller repeat protein — encoded protein: MARARTCLVYVGIKSHVVAFDRKTGAEVWRVQLPAKYKSSASFVTVVRDADGLFAACAGEIFAIDPRNGTLQWKDELKKLGTGLVTIATDLGGSTAIEALGEYAAQQAAAAASATL